From one Candidatus Dormiibacterota bacterium genomic stretch:
- the lon gene encoding endopeptidase La — MSSQPVEVPEDQLRVPKELPVLPLRDIVVYPFIIVPLSVSRERSIRAVDQALADNRMILLVSQKDSKVEEPSERDLFNVGTVGVIMRMLKLPDGRIRVLVQGVCRAKVDDFMRGEQFTTATLTRIVEPQVKATMEQEAMLRTVKKSLEKSASLGKAISSEVMVIASNLEDPGRLADLVASNLDLKIEDAQTVLKMVDPVARLKKVNDLLNKELELLNMQQEINTHAREEIDKSQREYFLRQQLKAIQNELGEGNDLAEEVEQFRDKARKAKMPAKVFEEVERQINKLERMHPDSAETATVRNYLDWMVNLPWSQQTKDALDLKKAQEILDADHYGLETIKERIVEYLAVRKLKKKMRGPILCFLGPPGVGKTSLGRSIARALGRKFVRISLGGIRDEAEIRGHRRTYVGSMPGRIIQGISQGGSNNPVFMLDEVDKIGSDYRGDPSSALLEVLDPEQNYSFRDHYLNVPFDLSNVMFVATANLLDPIQPAFRDRMEVISLSGYTEEEKVEIAKRHLIPKQVEENGLSEAQVSFPDKAILTIISKYTREAGLRNLEREIAKVCRKLARRVAEGEGGPYKVTPVRAEELLGVPRVTPEMALINNQIGVATGLAWTAAGGEILFVEATTMPGKGRLILTGHLGTVMKESAQAALSYARSKASELGVAMNAFGDLDVHVHVPEGAIPKDGPSAGITMATAIISVLTNRPVRRSVAMTGEITLRGNVLPIGGVKEKVLAARRANIDTVILPEANRKNLEEVPKLFRKNLKFCFVSDVTEVFAIALTEAMARRSGQQRVGTERPIAI; from the coding sequence ATGAGCAGCCAGCCCGTAGAGGTCCCCGAGGACCAGCTCAGGGTCCCGAAGGAGCTCCCGGTCCTGCCGCTGCGCGACATCGTGGTCTACCCGTTCATCATCGTGCCGTTGTCGGTCAGCCGGGAGCGATCGATCCGGGCGGTCGACCAGGCGCTCGCCGACAACCGGATGATCCTCCTGGTGTCCCAGAAGGACAGCAAGGTCGAGGAGCCGAGCGAGCGGGACCTGTTCAATGTGGGGACGGTGGGCGTGATCATGCGGATGCTGAAGCTGCCGGACGGCCGCATCCGCGTCCTGGTCCAGGGGGTGTGCCGCGCCAAGGTGGACGATTTCATGCGCGGCGAGCAGTTCACGACCGCGACCCTGACCCGCATCGTCGAGCCGCAGGTCAAGGCGACGATGGAGCAGGAAGCGATGCTGCGGACCGTGAAGAAATCCCTCGAGAAGAGCGCCTCGCTGGGCAAGGCGATTTCGTCCGAGGTCATGGTCATCGCCAGCAACCTGGAGGACCCCGGCCGGCTCGCGGACCTGGTCGCCAGCAATCTGGACCTCAAAATCGAGGATGCCCAGACGGTCCTCAAGATGGTCGATCCGGTGGCGCGTCTGAAGAAGGTCAACGACCTCCTGAACAAGGAGCTCGAGCTTTTGAACATGCAGCAGGAGATCAACACGCACGCGCGCGAGGAGATCGACAAATCGCAGCGCGAGTACTTCCTGAGACAGCAGCTCAAGGCGATCCAGAACGAGCTCGGGGAGGGGAACGACCTGGCGGAGGAGGTCGAGCAGTTCCGCGACAAGGCGCGCAAGGCGAAGATGCCCGCCAAGGTCTTCGAGGAGGTCGAGCGCCAGATCAACAAGCTGGAGCGCATGCACCCCGACTCGGCCGAGACGGCCACGGTGCGCAACTACCTCGACTGGATGGTGAACCTCCCCTGGTCGCAGCAGACCAAGGACGCTCTCGATCTCAAGAAGGCGCAGGAAATCCTCGACGCCGATCATTACGGTCTGGAGACGATCAAGGAACGCATCGTGGAATATCTGGCGGTGCGCAAGCTGAAGAAGAAGATGCGCGGCCCTATCCTGTGCTTCCTCGGCCCGCCGGGCGTCGGCAAGACGTCGCTCGGCCGGTCGATCGCCCGGGCGCTCGGCCGCAAGTTCGTGCGCATCTCCCTCGGCGGCATCCGCGACGAGGCGGAGATACGCGGCCACCGGCGCACCTACGTCGGGTCGATGCCGGGACGCATCATCCAGGGGATCAGCCAGGGGGGGTCCAACAATCCGGTGTTCATGCTGGACGAAGTGGACAAGATCGGCTCCGACTACCGCGGCGACCCCTCGTCCGCCCTCCTCGAGGTCCTCGACCCGGAGCAGAACTATTCGTTCCGCGACCACTACCTCAACGTGCCGTTCGACCTGTCGAACGTCATGTTCGTCGCCACCGCCAACCTCCTCGACCCGATCCAGCCGGCGTTCCGGGACCGCATGGAGGTGATCAGCCTCTCCGGCTACACGGAGGAGGAAAAGGTCGAGATCGCCAAACGGCACCTGATCCCGAAGCAGGTCGAGGAGAACGGGCTATCGGAGGCGCAGGTCTCGTTCCCCGACAAGGCCATCCTGACGATCATCTCGAAGTACACACGCGAGGCGGGTCTCAGGAACCTCGAGCGCGAGATCGCCAAGGTCTGCCGCAAGCTGGCGCGCCGCGTCGCGGAGGGAGAGGGCGGCCCCTACAAGGTCACGCCCGTCCGGGCTGAAGAGCTGCTCGGCGTCCCGCGCGTCACCCCGGAGATGGCCCTGATCAACAACCAGATCGGTGTTGCGACCGGGCTCGCCTGGACTGCGGCCGGCGGCGAGATCCTGTTCGTCGAGGCGACGACGATGCCCGGCAAGGGACGGCTGATCCTGACCGGCCACCTGGGCACCGTCATGAAGGAGTCGGCCCAGGCGGCGCTGTCGTACGCGCGCTCCAAGGCGTCCGAGCTGGGCGTCGCCATGAATGCCTTCGGCGACCTGGACGTTCACGTCCACGTGCCGGAAGGGGCGATCCCGAAGGACGGACCGTCGGCCGGCATCACCATGGCGACGGCCATCATCTCGGTGCTCACCAACCGCCCGGTGAGACGCAGCGTGGCCATGACCGGCGAGATCACCCTGCGCGGCAACGTCCTGCCGATCGGCGGCGTGAAAGAGAAGGTCCTGGCGGCGCGGCGGGCCAACATCGACACGGTCATCCTCCCCGAGGCGAACCGCAAGAACCTGGAGGAGGTCCCGAAGCTCTTCCGCAAGAACCTCAAGTTCTGCTTCGTGTCGGACGTGACCGAGGTGTTCGCCATCGCCCTGACCGAGGCGATGGCCCGGCGCAGCGGCCAGCAGCGCGTCGGCACGGAGCGCCCGATAGCCATCTAG
- the thiL gene encoding thiamine-phosphate kinase, giving the protein MARLERLTEKGFIHEVARLARPGRGVAQRSVLGIGDDAAVLPASQGLHTLLTTDLLTDGIHFRSAWTPGDLLGRKVLAVNLSDIAAMGGVPGAFVFSAGFPRSTDPRYALDVARGLASQARRFGAVLVGGDTCASRTLLVSVTLLGHVERGRDVRRSGARPGDGLYVTGSLGSAAAGLRLLRSGARLGRAAGMRAAAMRAHLDPEPRVLAGRALGLTGLAAAMIDLSDGLAQDLPRLCAASGTGAVVEEAAIPVARPAAAVLGGRAATRAAVVGGEDYELLFTARPGHDDQVRRLARRMRLPVSRIGQIVPKRSGVLILTREGRYVPMEELRGRFRHFPADA; this is encoded by the coding sequence ATGGCACGACTGGAGCGCCTCACCGAGAAAGGCTTCATCCACGAGGTCGCCCGCCTGGCGCGGCCGGGTCGCGGAGTTGCACAGCGGTCCGTCCTGGGCATCGGCGACGACGCCGCGGTCCTTCCGGCCTCTCAGGGACTGCACACGCTCCTGACGACCGATCTCCTCACCGACGGAATCCATTTCCGATCGGCCTGGACGCCGGGCGACCTGCTCGGACGCAAGGTGCTGGCGGTCAATCTGAGCGACATCGCCGCGATGGGCGGGGTGCCGGGGGCCTTCGTCTTCAGCGCCGGATTCCCGCGCAGCACCGACCCGCGCTACGCCCTCGATGTGGCGCGGGGGCTCGCCTCGCAGGCGCGTCGTTTCGGTGCCGTGCTCGTCGGTGGAGACACCTGCGCCTCCCGGACCCTCCTCGTCAGCGTCACGCTCCTCGGACATGTCGAGCGCGGGCGCGACGTGCGGCGGAGCGGCGCCCGCCCGGGGGACGGTCTGTACGTCACCGGGAGCCTCGGGTCGGCCGCGGCCGGGCTGCGCCTTCTGAGATCGGGGGCCCGTCTCGGCCGGGCCGCGGGGATGCGCGCCGCCGCCATGCGCGCCCATCTCGATCCGGAGCCGCGCGTCCTCGCGGGGCGCGCCCTCGGCCTGACCGGTCTGGCGGCGGCGATGATCGATCTGTCGGACGGGCTGGCGCAGGATCTCCCGCGTCTGTGCGCCGCCAGCGGCACCGGGGCGGTCGTCGAGGAGGCGGCGATCCCGGTGGCGCGTCCGGCCGCGGCCGTTCTGGGAGGGCGCGCCGCGACGCGCGCCGCCGTCGTGGGTGGCGAGGACTACGAGCTTCTGTTCACGGCGCGTCCCGGGCACGACGACCAGGTGCGCCGCCTGGCGCGCCGGATGAGGCTGCCGGTGTCGCGCATCGGGCAGATCGTCCCGAAGCGGAGCGGCGTCCTGATCCTGACCCGCGAGGGACGCTACGTGCCGATGGAAGAGCTGCGGGGCAGGTTCCGGCACTTCCCTGCGGACGCCTGA
- a CDS encoding DUF2062 domain-containing protein, with the protein MRAIDLRRLSPYHASAARKIGRREHEPAAGRAIRIGVWLPEDGLVREYGTKRLSEWLRFILHTDDTPFRAALAFAIGVFIAWTPALGFHTLLALAIAFLFGLNRVAVVAGTFVNNPWTFVPIYTASAWLGSFLIGSEVSAPRLEGKTWSHFFDFLAQCRPWIVPLTMGTVILGFTCALVSFPVVLYGIRWYRALRHTG; encoded by the coding sequence GTGCGCGCCATTGACCTGCGGCGATTGAGCCCGTATCATGCCTCGGCCGCCAGGAAGATCGGCCGGCGGGAGCACGAGCCAGCGGCGGGCCGGGCCATCCGGATCGGTGTCTGGCTCCCGGAGGACGGGCTGGTGCGGGAGTACGGGACGAAGCGTCTGAGCGAGTGGCTGCGCTTCATCCTGCACACCGACGACACACCGTTCCGGGCCGCCCTCGCGTTCGCGATCGGTGTTTTCATCGCCTGGACCCCGGCCCTCGGCTTCCACACTCTCCTGGCGCTGGCGATCGCCTTCCTCTTCGGATTGAACCGCGTCGCCGTCGTGGCCGGCACCTTCGTCAATAACCCGTGGACGTTCGTGCCGATTTACACCGCCTCGGCCTGGCTCGGATCGTTCCTGATCGGTTCGGAGGTGAGCGCGCCGCGGCTGGAAGGGAAGACGTGGAGCCACTTCTTCGACTTTCTGGCGCAGTGCCGGCCGTGGATCGTGCCGCTGACGATGGGCACGGTGATCCTGGGGTTCACGTGCGCCCTCGTCTCGTTCCCGGTCGTCCTGTACGGCATCCGGTGGTATCGCGCCCTGCGCCACACCGGTTGA
- a CDS encoding RNA polymerase sigma factor: MDEQELIRRAAAGDLDAFEAIVARKGERVFWIAYHIVGDEELARDVAQEVFIRLHRVIRRFRAGGRFDAWLYRIATNLGIDAFRRERPHREAAALEEIGERAAPGEGTVLGPGTNPVPAGSGRASESPAGDALRGREVRRIYLSLTALLTRKQRLAFVLREIEGLTTAEVAEIMKTRESTVRNHILQARRVLQEGLRRLYPEYCRPRGPRKD, translated from the coding sequence ATGGACGAGCAGGAGCTGATCCGCCGCGCCGCCGCGGGGGACCTCGACGCGTTCGAGGCGATCGTCGCCCGCAAGGGGGAGCGCGTCTTCTGGATCGCGTATCACATCGTCGGGGACGAGGAGCTGGCGCGTGACGTGGCTCAGGAGGTCTTCATCCGCCTGCACCGCGTCATCCGCCGTTTCCGCGCCGGCGGCCGTTTCGACGCCTGGCTGTACCGCATCGCCACCAATCTGGGGATCGATGCCTTCAGGCGCGAGCGGCCGCACCGGGAGGCGGCGGCCCTGGAGGAGATCGGCGAGCGCGCCGCCCCCGGGGAAGGAACGGTGTTGGGTCCGGGGACGAACCCCGTGCCGGCCGGGTCCGGGAGGGCGAGCGAGTCGCCGGCGGGGGACGCCCTGCGCGGCCGCGAGGTGCGGCGCATCTACCTGTCGCTCACCGCCCTTCTGACCCGCAAGCAGCGCCTCGCCTTCGTGCTGCGCGAGATCGAGGGGCTGACCACCGCCGAGGTCGCCGAAATCATGAAGACCCGCGAGTCGACCGTCCGCAACCACATCCTGCAGGCGCGGCGGGTCCTGCAGGAGGGGCTGCGCCGCCTTTACCCGGAGTACTGCCGGCCCCGTGGCCCGCGAAAGGATTGA
- a CDS encoding zf-HC2 domain-containing protein → MNADDRMKSDACLQVEPHLSSYAAGASDEASERRVRDHLFACAACREAQLERDPSVLFLEMRRAPLPAGFMDRFAADVRRRVEAGERPRWAPLAGRIPAFSARRLAYVAAPVMTLLLLGTLFLVRPGGPGFRGLRKPGEGTVSSPFVVQPGSARLGKPGVKGPGTLPAVPGLPGAVAPGGPPLMEDVGSPSARVYRFTVDSGGDETPIYFVVDESIDI, encoded by the coding sequence ATGAACGCCGATGACCGCATGAAGAGCGACGCGTGCCTTCAGGTCGAGCCGCACCTTTCGTCCTACGCCGCCGGTGCTTCGGACGAGGCGTCGGAGCGCAGGGTCCGGGACCATCTGTTCGCGTGCGCCGCCTGCCGGGAGGCGCAGCTGGAGCGCGACCCTTCCGTCCTCTTTCTCGAGATGCGCCGTGCCCCTCTGCCTGCCGGGTTCATGGACCGGTTCGCCGCCGACGTGCGGCGGCGCGTGGAGGCGGGGGAGCGGCCGCGCTGGGCGCCCCTCGCCGGCCGAATCCCGGCCTTCAGCGCGCGCCGGCTGGCCTATGTGGCCGCTCCGGTGATGACGCTCCTTCTCCTCGGGACGTTGTTCCTGGTGCGCCCGGGCGGCCCCGGCTTCCGCGGTCTCCGCAAGCCGGGCGAGGGGACCGTGTCATCCCCCTTCGTGGTGCAGCCCGGATCCGCACGGCTGGGAAAGCCGGGCGTCAAGGGACCGGGAACCCTTCCGGCGGTCCCCGGCCTGCCCGGTGCCGTGGCCCCGGGGGGCCCGCCGCTCATGGAAGATGTCGGCTCTCCGAGCGCCCGCGTCTACCGGTTCACGGTGGACAGCGGCGGGGATGAGACGCCGATCTACTTCGTCGTGGACGAATCGATCGACATCTGA
- a CDS encoding secretin N-terminal domain-containing protein: MRHPSALLAAIIVALLALARAQAQSPPAEPQASPAAESTPAPGPAAGAPGGAAPARPSPLAMRIFSLRYRSMDDAYRIVGPQIGARGSVKMQPGQRTLTIQDAPENLRKIASLLASYDVPPKNVQVLVQLIMASAGAAQREPAPPPIRGVIDRLSALNTRWTDYKMVGNAQILGTEGERSSLKVGDDYKVDFKIDQVSDESRVIRFKPFELLHKEAVVEGPERYASVMNTVLNLRDSQLFIVGASKVEQSNRALFMTITASSQRP, encoded by the coding sequence GTGAGACACCCCTCAGCCCTCCTCGCCGCAATCATCGTGGCGCTTTTGGCGCTCGCGCGGGCGCAGGCTCAATCTCCCCCGGCCGAACCGCAGGCGTCGCCCGCGGCCGAGTCCACGCCGGCGCCGGGTCCGGCCGCCGGTGCTCCCGGAGGGGCGGCTCCGGCGCGGCCGTCGCCGCTCGCCATGCGCATCTTCAGCCTGCGCTACCGGTCCATGGACGACGCCTACCGGATCGTCGGGCCGCAGATCGGCGCGCGCGGCTCGGTCAAGATGCAGCCGGGGCAGCGTACGCTCACGATCCAGGACGCCCCTGAGAACCTCCGGAAGATCGCTTCCCTGCTCGCGTCGTACGACGTGCCGCCGAAGAACGTCCAGGTCCTGGTCCAGCTCATCATGGCCTCCGCAGGAGCCGCGCAGAGGGAGCCGGCCCCCCCGCCCATTCGCGGCGTCATCGACCGGCTCAGCGCCCTGAACACGCGCTGGACCGACTACAAGATGGTCGGAAACGCGCAGATCCTCGGCACCGAGGGAGAGCGCAGCAGCCTGAAGGTCGGTGACGACTACAAGGTCGATTTCAAGATCGACCAGGTGTCGGACGAAAGCCGGGTCATCCGGTTCAAGCCGTTCGAGCTCCTCCACAAGGAGGCGGTGGTCGAGGGGCCCGAGCGCTACGCGTCGGTCATGAACACGGTCCTGAACCTCCGCGACTCGCAGCTGTTCATCGTGGGCGCCTCCAAGGTCGAGCAGAGCAACCGCGCCCTCTTCATGACGATCACGGCGTCCTCGCAGCGCCCGTGA
- a CDS encoding type II secretion system F family protein — MPEFIAKVGTTDGIVMERTFTADSEDALRSDLLGKEYLVFDVRRKGGWLDALPGFGSARVVRMKEFLLFNQELAALIRAGLPIIASLEILIERRKNQAFKKALMDVRDKVRGGASMSEAFQSQGEMFPGIYSATLASGERSGEIANVLLRYISYQKTMMGLKRKVTGALIYPAILFVLMIGLIAILITWVVPKFTDFYKDFGADLPLLTRLLIGVSSFVTQNVLFLVVGVVVALGAIRVWLQTPAGKLARDRILVRVPIIGPVFHRFAVSRFTRTLGTLIAGGIPAVTALGMSARAVGNLDFESRLLDVERKVREGSSLWESLEVTGLFNDIALEMTRVGESTGSLADMLANVSDFYDEEIETRIATIMVFIEPIMLVVMGSFVVMIMLAIYLPLLRSYAQSTY; from the coding sequence ATGCCTGAATTCATCGCCAAGGTCGGCACGACGGACGGGATCGTGATGGAGCGCACCTTCACGGCCGACTCGGAGGACGCGCTGCGCTCCGACCTTCTGGGGAAGGAGTACCTCGTCTTCGACGTTCGGCGCAAGGGCGGCTGGCTCGACGCCCTGCCGGGCTTCGGGTCGGCGCGCGTCGTGCGCATGAAGGAGTTCCTGCTGTTCAACCAGGAGCTGGCGGCTCTCATCCGCGCCGGCCTGCCGATCATCGCCAGCCTGGAGATCCTGATCGAGCGCCGCAAGAACCAGGCGTTCAAGAAGGCCCTGATGGACGTGCGGGACAAGGTCCGAGGCGGCGCCTCGATGTCCGAGGCGTTCCAGTCGCAGGGGGAGATGTTCCCGGGGATCTACTCGGCGACGCTGGCCTCCGGAGAGCGCTCGGGCGAGATCGCCAACGTCCTGCTGCGCTACATCTCCTACCAGAAGACGATGATGGGCCTGAAGCGCAAGGTGACCGGCGCCCTCATCTACCCGGCCATCCTGTTCGTCCTGATGATCGGGCTCATCGCGATCCTGATCACCTGGGTCGTCCCCAAGTTCACCGACTTCTACAAGGACTTCGGGGCGGACCTGCCTCTTCTGACGCGGCTTCTGATCGGCGTGTCGTCGTTCGTGACCCAGAACGTCCTGTTCCTGGTCGTGGGGGTCGTGGTCGCCCTGGGCGCGATTCGCGTCTGGCTGCAGACGCCCGCCGGCAAGCTGGCGCGCGACCGGATCCTGGTCCGCGTGCCGATCATCGGCCCGGTGTTCCATCGCTTCGCGGTGTCGCGGTTCACCCGCACTCTCGGCACGCTGATCGCCGGCGGGATCCCGGCGGTGACCGCCCTCGGCATGTCGGCCCGGGCCGTCGGCAACCTGGACTTCGAGAGCCGGCTCCTGGACGTCGAGAGGAAGGTGCGCGAGGGGTCGAGCCTGTGGGAGTCGCTCGAGGTGACCGGTCTGTTCAACGACATCGCCCTCGAGATGACACGCGTGGGCGAGTCGACCGGCTCCCTGGCCGACATGCTGGCCAACGTGTCCGATTTCTACGACGAGGAGATCGAGACGCGCATCGCCACCATCATGGTGTTCATCGAGCCGATCATGCTGGTCGTCATGGGGAGCTTCGTGGTGATGATCATGCTGGCGATCTACCTGCCGCTGCTGCGCTCCTACGCGCAGTCGACTTACTGA
- a CDS encoding GspE/PulE family protein, which produces MAPTKPKEATQAQPARPQAKPAATAAAIPRPAPEPADKGSVSSEEGQAQRIAARLGIPYVDLAEFPINHELFRQIPVDLMFRYNFIPWKEEDGKLVVVISDPSDVLMVDELEILLGRPLKICVGAKTAINDVLKKSESSQRVLDAATEEFKIQVIRDSDEEGDEALSIDKLTQADSPIIKLVDSTIFNALQRRASDIHIETREREVAIKYRVDGVLYNAMDPIDKRFHSSIISRIKVMSELDIAEKRIPQDGRFKLKIKGRAIDFRVSIMPSVHGEDAVIRILDKESVNEEFAELRLDVLGFTADDLKRLRKFIREPYGMVLVTGPTGSGKTTTLYAALSEIRSNEDKIVTIEDPVEYQLPGITQIPVNEKKGLTFARGLRSILRHDPDKIMVGEIRDEETAQIAIQSALTGHLVFTTVHANNVVDVLGRFLNMKVEPYNFVSALNCVVAQRLVRMICPRCRVEVRYTAKQLEESGIDPKKWADHVFYEGKGCVDCNGTGYMGRMAIAEILDMSDRIRELILDRKSAAEIKRAAREEGMTLMRESAVKRVLEGKTTLREINKVTFVE; this is translated from the coding sequence ATGGCGCCGACCAAACCCAAGGAAGCGACCCAGGCCCAGCCCGCGAGACCCCAGGCGAAGCCGGCGGCGACGGCCGCCGCCATCCCCCGGCCGGCCCCGGAGCCCGCCGACAAGGGGTCGGTCTCGAGCGAGGAGGGGCAGGCGCAGCGCATCGCGGCGCGTCTCGGCATTCCGTACGTCGACCTGGCCGAATTCCCGATCAACCACGAGCTGTTCCGGCAGATCCCGGTCGATCTGATGTTCCGCTACAACTTCATCCCCTGGAAGGAGGAGGACGGCAAGCTGGTCGTGGTGATCTCCGACCCCTCCGACGTCCTGATGGTGGACGAGCTCGAGATCCTCCTGGGGCGGCCGCTCAAGATCTGCGTCGGGGCGAAGACCGCCATCAACGACGTCCTGAAGAAATCGGAGTCGAGCCAGCGGGTCCTCGACGCCGCGACCGAGGAGTTCAAGATCCAGGTCATACGCGACAGCGACGAGGAGGGGGACGAGGCGCTGTCGATCGACAAGCTGACGCAGGCCGACTCGCCGATCATCAAGCTGGTCGACTCGACCATCTTCAACGCCCTGCAGCGGCGCGCCTCGGACATCCACATCGAAACACGCGAGCGCGAGGTGGCCATCAAGTACCGTGTCGACGGCGTGCTGTACAACGCCATGGACCCGATCGACAAGCGCTTCCACTCGTCGATCATCTCGCGCATCAAGGTCATGTCCGAGCTCGACATCGCCGAGAAGCGCATCCCGCAGGACGGCCGCTTCAAGCTGAAGATCAAGGGGCGCGCCATCGACTTCCGCGTCTCGATCATGCCGTCGGTCCACGGCGAAGACGCGGTCATCCGCATCCTGGACAAGGAATCGGTCAACGAGGAGTTCGCCGAGCTGCGGCTGGACGTCCTCGGCTTCACGGCGGACGATCTCAAGCGCCTGCGCAAGTTCATCCGCGAGCCGTACGGCATGGTGCTGGTCACGGGGCCCACCGGCTCGGGGAAGACGACCACCCTCTACGCCGCGCTCTCGGAGATCCGCTCCAACGAGGACAAGATCGTGACCATCGAGGACCCGGTCGAGTACCAGCTCCCCGGCATCACCCAGATCCCGGTGAACGAGAAGAAGGGGCTGACGTTCGCCCGCGGCCTGCGGTCCATCCTGCGTCACGACCCGGACAAGATCATGGTCGGGGAGATCCGCGACGAGGAGACGGCGCAGATCGCCATCCAGTCGGCGCTCACCGGTCACCTCGTGTTCACGACGGTGCACGCCAACAACGTCGTGGACGTGCTCGGGCGATTCCTCAACATGAAGGTCGAGCCGTACAACTTCGTCTCGGCGCTCAACTGCGTGGTGGCGCAGCGGCTGGTCCGGATGATCTGCCCGCGCTGCAGGGTGGAGGTGCGCTACACGGCGAAGCAGCTCGAGGAGTCGGGCATCGACCCGAAGAAATGGGCGGACCATGTCTTCTACGAAGGCAAGGGGTGCGTCGACTGCAACGGCACCGGCTACATGGGTCGCATGGCCATCGCCGAGATCCTCGACATGAGCGACCGGATCCGCGAGCTGATCCTCGACCGCAAGTCGGCGGCCGAGATCAAACGGGCGGCGCGCGAGGAGGGCATGACCCTCATGCGCGAGTCGGCGGTCAAGCGCGTCCTCGAAGGGAAGACGACGCTGCGCGAGATCAACAAGGTGACGTTCGTCGAATAG
- a CDS encoding PilN domain-containing protein: protein MNRVTLNLASRPFRNNTVVGSVLAAVVAVAVGATVFNLYVYTNYGGQDRHLREEETRHRERLAALESDERTLSKEIATRDFKRLFGRGQFAGDLILKRAFSWTLLFNKLESVMPAEVMMTAIRPHISNEGIVIRVEGIAKNHGALISLEESLQKTTVFAKVSPISERRLNPSRPEISFVMQFDYLASKAVPGPDAVASGAVPGEAAEPGPSTTPPGTVAAAVATPAPAAATVAASTPGAPTAAAPAGATEGQPIRVLGTVGRDGRPRTSELVARMLAAPGGFYPDTPPPSPPEPKTPVKKPRGKSPDAKAAPAPAAPAGAPVTSGTQGAAPAPVRGGGAGAADPAARTSDGRPPDSGVSAAAWQDGAIRNLARPPLVAGLPPRRDPNLGPPPAAKKPKFAPARPAQPVPATRLDERLSFAARPVGDVYAALSRAHGVRFDIDPTVDTRAPVSADLGGKNLKDAIAVLSKLAGHRVLRVQDGVYRVVPLAGGEPLADRPVQEEALPANEVKP from the coding sequence GTGAACCGCGTCACGCTGAACCTGGCGAGCCGGCCGTTCCGGAACAACACCGTCGTCGGGTCGGTCCTGGCGGCGGTGGTCGCGGTCGCGGTCGGCGCCACGGTCTTCAACCTTTACGTCTACACGAACTACGGGGGCCAGGACAGACATCTGCGCGAGGAGGAGACGCGCCACCGCGAGCGTCTCGCGGCGCTCGAATCGGACGAGCGGACGCTGTCGAAAGAGATCGCCACGCGCGACTTCAAGCGTCTGTTCGGCCGGGGCCAGTTCGCGGGCGACCTGATCCTGAAGCGGGCGTTCTCCTGGACGCTCCTGTTCAACAAGCTCGAGAGCGTCATGCCGGCGGAAGTGATGATGACCGCCATCCGCCCGCACATCTCGAACGAAGGGATCGTCATCCGCGTCGAGGGGATCGCCAAGAATCACGGTGCTCTGATCTCCCTGGAGGAGTCGCTCCAGAAGACCACGGTATTCGCCAAGGTCTCCCCCATCAGCGAGCGACGACTCAACCCCAGCCGTCCCGAGATCTCCTTCGTCATGCAGTTCGATTACCTGGCTTCGAAGGCCGTGCCCGGGCCGGACGCCGTCGCCTCCGGCGCCGTCCCCGGAGAGGCCGCGGAGCCCGGGCCGTCCACGACACCTCCCGGGACGGTGGCGGCCGCCGTCGCGACGCCGGCCCCGGCGGCCGCCACCGTGGCCGCGTCGACCCCCGGCGCGCCGACGGCCGCCGCTCCAGCGGGCGCGACGGAAGGGCAGCCGATCCGCGTGCTCGGGACGGTGGGACGGGACGGGCGGCCGCGCACGTCGGAGCTCGTGGCCCGCATGCTGGCGGCTCCGGGCGGCTTCTATCCCGATACTCCTCCGCCGTCGCCGCCGGAGCCGAAGACACCGGTGAAGAAGCCGCGAGGCAAGTCACCCGATGCGAAAGCGGCCCCCGCGCCGGCCGCTCCGGCGGGCGCCCCGGTGACTTCGGGGACGCAGGGGGCCGCGCCGGCTCCCGTCCGCGGCGGTGGTGCGGGCGCAGCGGACCCCGCGGCACGGACGTCGGATGGACGACCGCCCGACTCCGGCGTGTCCGCGGCCGCCTGGCAGGACGGTGCGATCAGAAACCTGGCCCGACCGCCTCTCGTCGCGGGGCTGCCGCCGCGGCGCGACCCGAACCTCGGTCCGCCGCCCGCGGCGAAGAAGCCGAAGTTCGCGCCCGCGCGCCCCGCGCAGCCGGTCCCCGCGACGCGGCTCGACGAGCGGCTCAGTTTCGCCGCCCGGCCGGTGGGGGATGTGTACGCCGCGCTGTCCCGAGCCCACGGAGTGCGCTTCGACATCGATCCGACCGTGGACACGCGCGCGCCCGTATCGGCCGACCTGGGGGGGAAGAACCTGAAGGACGCGATCGCCGTCCTCTCCAAGCTCGCCGGGCACAGGGTGCTGCGCGTCCAGGACGGGGTGTACCGCGTCGTCCCGCTGGCGGGGGGGGAGCCGCTGGCCGACCGCCCCGTCCAGGAGGAAGCGCTGCCCGCGAACGAGGTGAAGCCGTGA